One window of the Suricata suricatta isolate VVHF042 chromosome 7, meerkat_22Aug2017_6uvM2_HiC, whole genome shotgun sequence genome contains the following:
- the LOC115295928 gene encoding HLA class II histocompatibility antigen, DP beta 1 chain-like — protein MAVLRITGAPETAALMMSLVVLSSPLVQSRDTPELYLYQRRSTCYESNGTHRFLEQYIYNRELYVQFDSNSAAGVFVAVSELGLLTAKNWNIQKEFLALRRSAVDTVCKHNFELDEGFTLQRRVQPHVTVSPSKKGHLRHHNLLVCHVSDFYPGHIQVRWFLNGQEETAGILSTNPIHNGDWTFQILVMLEMTPQQGDVYTCQVEHPSLDGPVTVEWKAQSDSARSKMLAGVGGFVLGLMAIGVSFILRFRSQRGLMN, from the exons ATGGCGGTCCTGAGGATCACTGGGGCCCCAGAGACCGCAGCTCTCATGATGTCCTTGGTGGTGCTGAGCTCCCCTTTGGTTCAGAGCAGAGACACCCCAG AGCTTTACCTCTACCAGAGGCGGAGTACTTGCTACGAGTCCAACGGGACGCACCGCTTCCTGGAGCAATATATCTACAACAGAGAGCTGTACGTCCAGTTCGACAGCAACAGTGCCGCGGGGGTGTTTGTGGCGGTGTCCGAGCTGGGCCTCCTAACTGCCAAGAACTGGAACATCCAGAAGGAGTTCCTGGCTCTGAGACGGAGCGCGGTGGACACGGTGTGCAAGCACAACTTCGAGCTGGACGAGGGGTTCACGCTGCAGCGCAGAG TCCAGCCTCACGTGACCGTCTCCCCCTCCAAAAAGGGGCACCTGCGACACCACAACCTGCTTGTTTGCCACGTGTCGGATTTCTATCCCGGCCACATTCAAGTCCGCTGGTTCCTGAATGGACAGGAGGAGACAGCTGGGATTTTATCCACGAACCCGATCCATAATGGAGACTGGACTTTCCAGATCCTGGTGATGCTGGAAATGACCCCCCAACAGGGAGATGTCTACACCTGTCAGGTGGAACACCCCAGCCTGGACGGCCCTGTCACCGTGGAGTGGA AGGCACAGTCTGATTCTGCCCGGAGCAAGATGCTGGCTGGAGTGGGAGGCTTCGTGCTAGGGCTCATGGCCATCGGAGTGAGCTTCATTCTCCGTTTTAGAAGCCAGCGAG GACTCATGAACTGA
- the LOC115295213 gene encoding HLA class II histocompatibility antigen, DP alpha 1 chain, whose translation MHLKDIRSQTQAMILRVISLAALLSFHGTGAIRVGHVSTYVDFVQTHRPSGEYMFEFDGDEQFYVDLDKKETVWHLPEFIHAFNFDAWRGIADIVMAKKNLNILIQRSNHTRATNEPPEVAVFPKEPVELGQPNTLICHVDKFFPPVLNVTWLHNGQTVTKGIAESIFLPSTKFRFHKFHYLTFIPTAEDVYDCKVEHWGLDQPLLQHWEAQEPIEMPETMETVVCALGLVVGVAGIITGTIMLKTRRLDSVPGCRGPGDIYVAEEDIGESPSSDLF comes from the exons ATGCACCTTAAAGACATAAGGAGCCAGACCCAAGCCATGATCCTGCGAGTCATCTCCCTGGCTGCCCTTCTGAGCTTCCATGGAACTGGGGCCATCCGGG TGGGCCACGTGTCAACATATGTCGACTTTGTCCAGACACACAGACCCTCTGGGGAGTACATGTTTGAGTTTGATGGGGATGAGCAGTTCTATGTGGACCTGGATAAGAAGGAGACCGTCTGGCATCTGCCAGAGTTTATTCATGCCTTCAACTTTGATGCGTGGAGGGGTATTGCCGACATTGTCATGGCAAAGAAGAACTTGAACATCCTGATCCAACGGTCCAACCACACCAGGGCCACAAATG AGCCACCCGAGGTGGCCGTGTTTCCCAAGGAGCCTGTGGAGCTTGGACAGCCCAACACCCTCATCTGCCATGTGGACAAATTCTTCCCGCCTGTGCTCAATGTCACATGGCTGCACAATGGGCAGACAGTCACCAAAGGTATAGCTGAGAGCATCTTCCTGCCCAGCACAAAATTTAGGTTCCACAAGTTCCACTACTTGACCTTCATTCCTACGGCCGAAGACGTCTATGACTGCAAGGTGGAGCACTGGGGACTGGACCAGCCTCTCCTTCAGCACTGGG AGGCCCAGGAGCCAATCGAGATGCCTGAGACAATGGAGACTGTGGTCTGTGCCCTGGGCCTGGTGGTGGGCGTGGCAGGCATCATCACTGGAACCATAATGCTGAAGACCAGGCGGCTCGACAGCGTCCCTGGGTGCAGAGGTCCCG GTGACATTTATGTCGCAGAAGAGGACATAGGGGAGTCCCCATCATCAGATCTATTTTAA